In the Hordeum vulgare subsp. vulgare chromosome 7H, MorexV3_pseudomolecules_assembly, whole genome shotgun sequence genome, one interval contains:
- the LOC123411062 gene encoding probable allantoate deiminase — MAPSSTSRPSVAVLILLLSGVPASLLATAPVSDGPEQQPGGGDGLYREILRDETVLRLNQLGKISDGEGFLERTFLSPASFRATDVIIGWMKDAGLTTWVDQMGNIHGRFEPSNSTEKALLIGSHMDTVIDAGMYDGALGIICAISALKVLRVTGKLQRLTRPVEVIAFSDEEGVRFQTTFLGSAAVAGILPESILQVSDKSGTTVQDVLKLNSFEATAAALGQVKYSPESVGSYVEVHLEQGPVLEALRYPLGVVNGIAGQTRLKVIVDGSQGHAGTVPMKLRRDPMVAAAELVVTLESLCKEPSRFLTYDEDCGCFTEESLAGLVCTVGELLTWPSASNVIPGQVNFTVDIRAMDDQVRETIVASFSRIVMQRCDHRLVDCAVEHKHSAAATPCDPELTAELKRATRLAVSAMAPGVHGHGHAGTATPVLMSGAGHDAMAMARLTRVGMLFVRCRGGVSHSPEEHVAEDDVWAAGVALLRFVEQHAVAEL, encoded by the exons ATGgctccctcctccacctcgcgccCCTCCGTCGccgtcctcatcctcctcctctccggcgtCCCGGCCAGCCTCCTCGCCACGGCCCCCGTCTCCG ACGGGCCGGAGCAGCAGCCAGGAGGAGGGGATGGCCTGTACAGGGAGATTCTCAGGGACGAGACGGTCCTCCGGCTCAACCAACTCGGCAAG ATATCTGATGGCGAAGGGTTCCTCGAAAGGACGTTCCTGAGTCCTGCTTCCTTCAGAGCCACTGATGTCATTATCGGCTGGATGAAAGATGCCGGACTTACGAC GTGGGTTGATCAAATGGGTAACATTCATGGCCGATTTGAACCGTCCAATTCGACAGAGAAGGCTTTATTGATTGGATCCCATATG GATACTGTCATTGATGCTGGCATGTACGACGGAGCCTTGGGTATTATATGCGCAATCTCTGCTCTGAAGGTTTTGAGAGTCACTGGAAAACTTCAGAGGCTCACTAGACCAGTAGAG GTGATTGCATTCAGCGATGAGGAGGGAGTTAGATTTCAGACGACGTTTCTCGGAAGCGCCGCTGTAGCTGGTATTCTACCTGAATCAATTTTGCAAGTATCTGACAAGAG TGGCACTACAGTTCAAGATGTTCTTAAGTTGAACTCATTTGAGGCTACTGCTGCTGCCCTTGGTCAAGTCAAGTACAGCCCGGAGTCGGTGGGGAGTTACGTTGAG GTTCACTTGGAACAAGGGCCTGTCCTGGAAGCCCTCCGTTATCCCCTTGGCGTCGTAAATGGAATCGCAGGGCAGACGCGATTGAAG GTAATAGTAGACGGTTCCCAAGGGCATGctgggacggttccaatgaaattgCGCCGTGATCCGATGGTTGCAGCTGCAGAGCTGGTGGTGACACTGGAGAGCCTGTGCAAAGAGCCGAGCAGGTTCCTGACCTACGACGAGGACTGCGGCTGCttcaccgaggagtccctcgccgGCCTCGTCTGCACCGTCGGCGAGCTGCTCACCTGGCCCAGCGCCAGCAACGTCATTCCAGGCCAG GTGAACTTCACGGTGGACATACGCGCCATGGACGACCAGGTGCGGGAGACGATCGTGGCCAGCTTCTCGAGGATCGTCATGCAACGGTGCGACCACCGGCTGGTCGACTGCGCCGTCGAGCACAAG CACTCGGCGGCGGCCACGCCGTGCGACCCGGAGCTGACGGCCGAGCTGAAGCGCGCGACGCGGTTGGCGGTCTCGGCGATGGCGCCCGGCGTCCACGGGCACGGCCATGCGGGGACGGCGACGCCGGTGCTGATGAGCGGCGCGGGGCACGACGCGATGGCGATGGCGCGGCTGACGCGGGTGGGGATGCTGTTCGTGCGGTGCCGCGGCGGCGTGAGCCACTCGCCGGAGGAGCACGTGGCGGAGGACGACGTGTGGGCCGCCGGCGTCGCGCTGCTCCGCTTCGTCGAGCAGCACGCGGTCGCCGAGCTGTGA